A region of uncultured Carboxylicivirga sp. DNA encodes the following proteins:
- a CDS encoding DNA cytosine methyltransferase, translated as MKILNLYSGLGGNRKLWKGVSVTAVENNKQIAAVYKKHFPNDKIVIGDAHDYLVRNFRDYDFIWSSPPCQSHSKMMRATRHTINKYPDLKLYEEILLLKYFFKGNWVVENVAPYYEPLIEPTAKIGRHLFWSNYHIEAIDIPGMNGIFSATTQELKKQLGFNYKGNIYYKGNHDAGQVLRNCVHPKLGLHVLNQVSKGKAKRKAFIQQHQIKAKAIELKQKQYETGNNIY; from the coding sequence ATGAAGATACTGAACTTATATAGTGGCTTGGGCGGAAATCGCAAATTGTGGAAAGGCGTTAGTGTTACTGCTGTTGAGAATAACAAGCAGATAGCAGCCGTTTACAAAAAGCATTTTCCTAATGATAAGATTGTGATTGGTGATGCACATGATTACCTGGTCCGCAATTTTCGTGACTATGATTTTATTTGGAGCAGTCCACCGTGTCAGAGCCACAGCAAAATGATGAGAGCCACACGGCACACCATCAACAAATATCCTGACTTAAAACTCTATGAAGAAATCCTTTTACTCAAATACTTCTTCAAGGGCAATTGGGTAGTTGAAAATGTTGCTCCCTACTACGAACCTCTTATAGAACCGACCGCCAAAATCGGAAGACATCTGTTTTGGAGCAATTACCATATCGAGGCAATTGACATTCCGGGGATGAATGGCATTTTTTCTGCCACTACGCAGGAACTCAAAAAGCAATTAGGCTTCAATTATAAGGGCAATATCTACTACAAAGGTAATCACGATGCAGGGCAAGTGCTTCGCAATTGTGTACACCCGAAGCTTGGGCTGCATGTACTCAATCAGGTTAGTAAAGGCAAAGCAAAAAGGAAAGCTTTCATTCAGCAACATCAAATAAAGGCAAAGGCAATCGAATTAAAACAGAAGCAGTATGAAACAGGAAATAACATTTACTAA
- a CDS encoding LPD1 domain-containing protein, with the protein MTEKEFYKKYKAIHKDIRTKGKSKASIIANGFKEGVNVNALPIYKGFEKATDIIATRYKPRKGDFVWILPKQGFIEGRNGYKTKQGYKPNSNDGFFIISDDWSLYENYCANLVTPNDDLGDIDTEVEKALQEKQKNREFKDAGKRVHGSRKEQAMYNKLISSSDLNSIEQDEATAIELIKKDKVFPKVDPQAEKENGTDSGCAFLKVKVRQAFPAKPHANTKEAREQYVKMAEAFTSVLNDAISITDLQQLDTIANNGEIVGKHDFGMIFGKALRNIVFTIKGYRTTSAVKETYMKAHQYSGITKEQAAPHAKRLKEYTDKRIKRQQDCIDSAKQIFSPADMKRHKQNDLTFQGGMLSSVRTVEDYVRYVTQVCTRFINDAQREYNEQKERFPYKEFKPDWSWAETKKTSKSQSSSKPKIEAVPLSYIKRTGGLLIEEADENTVINKLHFKSLTLGNYVKDDEAREHIRHFVAAIVDLCEVLDINLSINEALAIAFGAFGRGGKAMATYYPTRQLINLTKRNGDGSVAHEWGHFFDHYLNGLELSTKPLRTESYLNTIIESLGYKKKYFIGGNSSPTKDWFKDILKTTIQKVVPTFQERQSVVHASIVSLILMLRFGYYALEDKAISYNDFDKTKKRRTDSYLYHYSKLQGAYWKDIAEMFARSFECYVYDKLKEKDRVNNYLVSGGMFSHPVYPQGQERIYINKCFDNLIYAIKENLSIKSFEPFTDKRADEYIDLTEKGSVNKGVIVGKERKLKLAKIRAKAIRIKQKQLKIS; encoded by the coding sequence ATGACAGAGAAAGAGTTTTATAAAAAGTACAAAGCCATTCACAAGGATATTCGAACCAAAGGAAAATCAAAGGCTTCCATTATAGCCAATGGTTTTAAAGAGGGCGTTAATGTCAATGCTTTGCCCATCTATAAAGGTTTTGAAAAAGCAACCGATATTATTGCCACTCGCTACAAACCTAGAAAGGGTGACTTCGTTTGGATATTGCCCAAACAAGGCTTTATCGAAGGTCGCAATGGCTACAAAACAAAGCAAGGTTACAAGCCAAATTCTAATGATGGTTTCTTTATTATCAGCGATGATTGGTCGTTGTATGAAAACTACTGTGCCAACTTAGTTACACCCAATGATGACCTTGGGGATATTGATACAGAGGTTGAAAAGGCTTTACAGGAAAAGCAAAAGAACCGGGAGTTTAAAGATGCCGGAAAGCGTGTTCATGGTTCCAGGAAAGAACAAGCCATGTACAACAAGCTTATTAGCAGTAGCGATTTAAACAGCATCGAACAGGACGAAGCTACCGCTATTGAGCTAATTAAAAAGGATAAGGTATTTCCAAAGGTTGACCCACAGGCAGAAAAAGAAAATGGTACGGATTCAGGTTGTGCATTTCTGAAAGTAAAGGTTCGTCAGGCATTCCCGGCAAAACCACATGCCAATACCAAAGAAGCCAGGGAGCAATATGTGAAAATGGCAGAGGCTTTTACAAGTGTTCTCAACGATGCAATTTCAATCACGGATTTGCAGCAGCTCGATACCATTGCCAATAATGGTGAGATTGTGGGCAAGCATGATTTTGGGATGATATTCGGTAAAGCACTTCGCAATATTGTCTTTACGATTAAGGGCTATCGGACTACATCTGCGGTTAAGGAAACCTACATGAAAGCCCATCAATATTCAGGTATCACCAAAGAACAGGCAGCTCCCCATGCAAAACGGTTGAAAGAATACACAGACAAGCGGATTAAACGCCAGCAGGATTGTATTGATTCAGCAAAGCAAATCTTTTCTCCTGCCGATATGAAACGACACAAGCAAAACGACCTGACTTTTCAGGGAGGTATGTTGAGCAGCGTTCGTACCGTGGAGGACTATGTAAGGTATGTTACTCAGGTTTGCACACGGTTTATTAATGATGCCCAAAGAGAATATAACGAGCAAAAAGAACGATTCCCTTACAAAGAATTTAAACCTGATTGGAGCTGGGCAGAAACAAAGAAAACAAGCAAATCTCAAAGTAGTAGTAAGCCTAAGATAGAAGCTGTACCACTTTCATACATTAAACGCACAGGCGGTTTATTGATTGAAGAAGCGGATGAGAATACGGTTATTAATAAGCTTCATTTTAAATCGCTCACATTAGGAAACTATGTGAAAGATGATGAAGCCAGGGAACACATTCGCCACTTTGTTGCAGCCATCGTTGACTTATGCGAGGTTCTTGACATCAACCTATCCATAAACGAAGCCCTGGCTATTGCTTTCGGTGCTTTTGGTCGTGGTGGTAAGGCAATGGCTACCTATTACCCAACACGGCAGCTCATTAACCTGACCAAACGAAACGGTGACGGCTCGGTAGCCCATGAGTGGGGACATTTTTTTGACCATTACCTGAATGGTTTAGAATTATCAACCAAACCGCTACGCACGGAAAGCTACCTGAACACCATCATTGAAAGTTTAGGGTACAAAAAGAAGTATTTCATCGGTGGTAATTCATCACCAACAAAAGATTGGTTCAAGGATATTTTAAAAACCACTATTCAGAAGGTTGTACCCACATTTCAGGAGAGGCAATCGGTGGTACATGCAAGCATCGTTTCGCTTATCCTAATGCTTCGCTTTGGGTATTATGCGTTGGAAGATAAGGCGATTAGCTACAATGATTTTGACAAGACTAAGAAACGGAGAACCGACAGCTACCTGTATCACTACTCCAAACTTCAAGGTGCTTATTGGAAAGATATTGCAGAGATGTTTGCCCGAAGCTTTGAATGCTATGTGTATGATAAGCTAAAGGAAAAGGACCGGGTAAATAACTATCTGGTATCAGGTGGAATGTTTTCTCATCCTGTTTATCCGCAGGGTCAGGAACGCATTTACATCAACAAGTGCTTCGATAACCTGATTTATGCAATCAAGGAGAACTTATCCATTAAATCATTTGAGCCATTTACTGATAAACGAGCCGATGAATACATCGACCTGACTGAAAAAGGCAGCGTGAATAAAGGTGTAATAGTGGGTAAAGAGCGCAAACTGAAACTTGCCAAAATCAGGGCTAAAGCAATTCGCATTAAACAGAAACAATTAAAAATATCGTGA
- a CDS encoding strawberry notch C-terminal domain-containing protein: MKQEITFTKNSITIKFGSVPTKHISARLIELGFKTTNNKSFVRTKKLAQNEHEYLQGMFGHKGLGMAYIPTAEKGFILDTTVPDSMGHEMHIAIRKVKKSIGMPLFDYVAEKLDYNNDELVKSLSCEQIDAVSLAIYNIEKRGQGIIVGDQTGIGKGRTAAALIRYGVKSGLQPVFLSEKPNLFTDLYRDLSDIGSSALVPFIVNTKENKTNVKDKSGEVVYTAPEKPTQERIIKGKQVPNNYNFVCATYSQFNQPKKPAKQEFLSAASSGNIIIMDEAHNASGSSNTGEFMQDVLRQTKGVCFLSATFAKRPDNMPIYAQKTSMSDANMSKEDLVEAITKGGVALQEVLAAQLVSEGQMIRRERSFEGVEVNYIELKEKAQQQAETADKVTSIIRDIIGFQEKYINKQVDELDKIAAAESKEVETRKGTEKAGVDNIPYFSKVFNVINQLLFSLNASDVAEHAIKRLKEGKKPIIAFASTMGSFLEGMAKPDDVINGDFSTVLEKGLDSVLRYTEKDIDGESQGKQFNIADLSEDAQLAYHDIIRRIEQASTGITISPLDLIIQKIKEAGYSVGEVTGRKLCVQYNSTKAKNTTALVMSRKKENTADLFRQFNDNEIDCLLINQSGSTGASAHAIVTDKVPAEKVKQRVMVILQPELNINTEIQKRGRINRTGQIMKPIYDYIISSIPAQKRFMMMLKKKLKSLDANTTSNQKSSKSQLESDDFLNKYGDKVVRQYMLENEELNKALDNPLKFEGKDSDETPSEGDASKVTGRVAVLSVKEQEKFYQEVIERYNDYVEYLKQADEYDLEVEVLNLKAESLEKRVVIAGKGGRSVFGNDTYLEKCECNVLKKPYGKPELEKLIQKQLEGKHPDSISEEIVSAHEKFVDDKLNDDLKALEEKYKELINGLTEEKGYQKIPVFDKAAQRDYIAERTEEIQEGKQAEITKTKTQSENRKRYLNNFFKFFKVGHGYFYPAVSFETDSSSNSYGVFLGFDINPKRKNPYAPSSVKLRFAISDSRKYIVLPASGDTAKEIERVMSRSMQLTTGQKESLIERWDEAIKDFTADRQIRYIVTGNILQGSADFPGKLVSFTTQGRGIQKGILMSEAWSPDNNDNKADNYVVAPIAKLQKHIMSLRNGATIATENRITIARHYDGTFKVIMPKTKTHIPIYTDKEVVKLLVNNRDGFEMVSGNMRASVEESKMPKLLNLLGERFSLSVKIPRHYYDEFLDKGTKRNNSTDSLTNEAMQMFEQDKKEFPKRLAKQKQSAPKGKKISIDKGKQLKLVKLRAKAILIKQKQLRAVAGLGTHPKIKTIL, encoded by the coding sequence ATGAAACAGGAAATAACATTTACTAAGAACAGCATTACCATAAAGTTCGGTAGCGTTCCAACAAAACATATATCGGCAAGGCTTATTGAATTGGGTTTTAAAACCACCAATAATAAAAGCTTTGTCCGCACCAAAAAGCTGGCTCAGAACGAGCATGAGTATTTACAAGGAATGTTCGGTCATAAAGGGCTGGGCATGGCTTATATCCCGACAGCCGAAAAAGGTTTTATCCTGGATACAACAGTTCCCGATTCAATGGGTCACGAAATGCACATCGCTATCCGAAAAGTAAAGAAAAGTATCGGGATGCCTTTGTTTGACTATGTTGCCGAGAAACTCGATTACAACAATGACGAGCTTGTTAAGTCGCTTTCATGCGAACAGATTGATGCCGTTTCATTAGCCATTTACAATATCGAGAAACGTGGCCAGGGAATCATTGTTGGCGACCAAACAGGAATCGGTAAAGGTAGAACCGCAGCAGCTTTAATCCGCTACGGTGTTAAAAGTGGTCTGCAACCTGTGTTTTTATCAGAAAAGCCCAACCTGTTTACTGACCTTTATCGTGATTTATCTGACATTGGAAGTTCTGCCCTGGTTCCGTTTATCGTGAACACCAAAGAGAATAAAACCAATGTGAAGGACAAAAGTGGTGAAGTTGTTTATACAGCTCCCGAAAAGCCCACACAAGAAAGGATTATTAAGGGTAAGCAAGTACCCAACAATTACAATTTTGTTTGTGCCACTTATTCGCAGTTCAACCAACCCAAAAAGCCAGCAAAGCAAGAGTTTTTAAGTGCTGCAAGTAGTGGTAATATCATCATAATGGACGAAGCTCACAATGCTTCGGGAAGCTCCAATACAGGTGAGTTCATGCAAGATGTATTAAGGCAAACCAAAGGCGTTTGTTTCCTTTCAGCCACCTTCGCAAAGCGACCTGATAACATGCCGATTTACGCTCAAAAAACCTCAATGAGCGATGCCAATATGAGCAAAGAGGATTTGGTAGAAGCCATCACTAAAGGCGGTGTAGCATTGCAAGAAGTATTGGCTGCACAGTTGGTTTCCGAGGGGCAAATGATTAGACGTGAACGCTCCTTTGAAGGTGTGGAAGTTAACTACATTGAGCTAAAAGAAAAAGCCCAACAGCAAGCAGAAACTGCCGATAAGGTTACTTCCATAATCCGGGATATAATCGGGTTTCAGGAGAAGTACATCAATAAACAGGTTGATGAGCTTGATAAGATTGCAGCAGCCGAAAGTAAGGAGGTTGAAACTCGCAAGGGAACTGAGAAAGCCGGGGTTGATAATATTCCATATTTCTCAAAGGTTTTCAATGTCATTAACCAATTGCTTTTTAGCTTGAATGCTTCCGATGTTGCCGAACATGCCATCAAGAGACTGAAAGAAGGTAAGAAACCAATTATTGCCTTTGCTTCAACGATGGGAAGCTTTTTAGAGGGAATGGCAAAACCCGATGATGTGATTAACGGTGATTTTTCTACCGTTCTGGAAAAGGGATTGGATTCTGTTCTACGCTACACCGAAAAGGATATTGATGGTGAATCACAGGGCAAGCAGTTCAATATTGCCGATTTATCAGAAGATGCTCAATTGGCTTACCATGATATTATCAGGCGAATAGAACAAGCTTCAACAGGTATCACTATCAGTCCGCTTGATTTGATAATTCAAAAAATTAAAGAAGCCGGGTATTCAGTTGGTGAAGTTACAGGGCGAAAGCTTTGTGTACAGTACAATTCCACCAAAGCAAAGAATACAACCGCACTCGTGATGAGCCGAAAAAAGGAAAACACAGCAGACTTATTCCGTCAATTCAACGACAATGAAATTGACTGTTTGTTGATTAATCAAAGTGGTTCAACAGGAGCTTCGGCACATGCCATTGTCACCGATAAGGTGCCAGCAGAAAAAGTGAAGCAGCGTGTGATGGTGATACTCCAACCTGAACTGAACATCAACACCGAAATTCAGAAACGTGGACGTATCAACCGCACAGGGCAGATAATGAAACCGATTTACGATTACATTATCTCATCCATCCCTGCACAAAAGCGGTTTATGATGATGCTCAAAAAGAAGCTGAAATCATTGGATGCCAATACTACCTCTAACCAAAAGAGCAGTAAATCACAATTAGAATCGGATGACTTTCTAAATAAGTACGGTGACAAAGTGGTTCGCCAATACATGTTGGAGAATGAAGAGCTAAACAAAGCCCTGGATAATCCACTAAAATTTGAAGGAAAAGACAGCGATGAGACACCATCCGAAGGTGATGCTTCAAAAGTAACAGGACGTGTGGCTGTTTTATCGGTAAAGGAACAAGAGAAGTTTTACCAAGAGGTTATTGAGCGATACAACGACTATGTGGAATACCTCAAGCAAGCCGATGAATACGACCTTGAGGTAGAAGTCCTGAACTTAAAAGCGGAATCACTTGAAAAGCGTGTTGTGATTGCCGGAAAAGGTGGGCGTTCGGTATTTGGTAACGATACCTATTTGGAAAAATGCGAATGCAACGTACTCAAAAAGCCATACGGCAAACCAGAACTTGAAAAGCTGATTCAAAAACAACTTGAAGGAAAACACCCCGACAGCATTTCTGAAGAAATAGTTTCGGCACACGAAAAGTTCGTAGATGACAAGCTAAATGACGATTTAAAAGCGTTGGAAGAAAAGTACAAAGAGCTTATAAATGGTCTTACAGAAGAAAAAGGCTATCAGAAAATTCCTGTGTTTGACAAAGCAGCACAAAGGGATTACATCGCTGAACGTACCGAAGAAATTCAGGAAGGAAAACAAGCCGAGATTACCAAAACTAAAACACAAAGCGAGAACCGTAAACGCTATCTGAACAACTTTTTTAAATTCTTTAAAGTCGGTCATGGTTATTTCTATCCGGCAGTCAGTTTTGAAACCGATAGCAGTTCCAATTCATACGGTGTATTTCTTGGCTTTGATATTAACCCCAAACGCAAGAACCCTTATGCTCCGTCATCGGTAAAGCTTCGTTTTGCTATTTCGGACAGTCGTAAATACATCGTTCTCCCTGCATCGGGCGATACCGCCAAAGAAATTGAGCGTGTAATGAGCCGTAGTATGCAGCTCACAACAGGGCAAAAAGAAAGCTTGATTGAGCGTTGGGATGAAGCCATTAAAGACTTTACAGCAGACAGACAAATCCGCTACATCGTTACAGGAAATATACTTCAAGGTTCTGCCGATTTTCCCGGTAAGTTGGTAAGCTTTACTACCCAAGGCAGAGGTATTCAGAAAGGTATATTAATGAGTGAGGCATGGTCGCCTGACAATAACGATAATAAAGCAGACAACTATGTTGTAGCTCCAATAGCCAAACTGCAAAAGCACATAATGAGCCTTCGTAATGGGGCTACCATTGCCACCGAAAACAGGATTACAATAGCCAGGCATTATGATGGCACGTTTAAGGTCATCATGCCAAAAACTAAAACCCATATTCCTATTTACACTGACAAGGAAGTGGTGAAGCTCCTGGTTAATAATCGGGATGGTTTTGAAATGGTATCGGGCAATATGAGAGCTTCTGTGGAAGAAAGCAAAATGCCCAAACTTCTTAATCTGCTTGGTGAACGGTTCAGCCTTTCTGTTAAAATCCCACGCCATTATTACGATGAGTTTTTGGATAAGGGAACGAAACGCAACAACTCTACTGATAGCCTTACCAATGAAGCAATGCAGATGTTTGAGCAAGACAAAAAGGAATTTCCTAAACGACTGGCCAAACAAAAGCAATCCGCTCCAAAAGGCAAGAAAATAAGCATTGACAAGGGTAAGCAATTGAAACTTGTAAAACTTCGTGCCAAGGCAATCCTGATTAAGCAAAAACAGCTTCGGGCAGTTGCCGGGCTTGGCACTCACCCTAAAATCAAGACCATACTATGA